From one Candidatus Thioglobus sp. NP1 genomic stretch:
- the tilS gene encoding tRNA lysidine(34) synthetase TilS, producing MVNLANKDPFFDGKKIVVALSGGIDSVVLLHFLNKYHHHNLRAIHINHNLSDNSHDWSVFCESLCSEHNIEFKNINIHIEKSSNIEETARKKRYIALTSDMKKNEVLCTGHHQEDQAETFLLQLFRGSGVAGLAAISKNKNLYNSELYRPFLNIPKEQIIEYASEHRLDWVEDESNKDTSFRRNLLRIEFLPKLSNIFHGLTNNIARSAKHQGEALQLLQDLAMLDIINYELIITGKLQVIPLNKIPKRRAVNVIRYFISKNNMLLPSTKVLNEIISLLSAKVDANPTVKWHTNEVRRYNKELYFFEKLQTSPIKDCPYYKALKDLPNFEIRFRLEGQRIKLKGKSHSKSLKKLLQELQIPPWEREKLRMYYVDGSLRAIEILGEASEI from the coding sequence TTGGTAAATTTAGCGAATAAAGACCCATTTTTTGATGGCAAGAAAATTGTTGTTGCCCTTAGCGGAGGAATAGACTCTGTTGTACTGCTTCATTTCTTAAATAAATATCATCATCATAATCTTAGAGCAATTCATATTAATCATAATCTCTCTGATAATAGTCACGATTGGAGTGTGTTTTGTGAGAGCCTCTGTAGTGAACACAACATTGAGTTTAAGAACATTAATATTCATATCGAAAAGTCCTCTAATATAGAAGAAACTGCGCGAAAAAAACGTTATATTGCCCTCACTTCTGATATGAAGAAAAATGAAGTTCTATGTACTGGTCATCATCAAGAAGATCAAGCTGAAACTTTTTTATTGCAACTTTTTAGAGGGTCTGGTGTCGCAGGATTAGCAGCAATTTCTAAAAATAAAAATCTTTATAACTCAGAGCTATATCGTCCATTTTTAAACATACCAAAAGAGCAAATTATTGAATATGCATCTGAGCATAGGCTTGATTGGGTTGAGGATGAAAGCAATAAAGATACCAGTTTTAGAAGAAATTTATTACGTATAGAATTCTTACCTAAACTCTCAAATATCTTTCATGGCCTTACTAATAATATTGCAAGAAGTGCCAAACATCAGGGTGAAGCATTACAACTTTTGCAAGACCTAGCTATGCTTGACATTATTAATTATGAACTAATTATTACTGGAAAACTTCAGGTTATCCCCCTTAATAAAATTCCAAAAAGAAGAGCTGTAAATGTAATTCGTTATTTTATAAGTAAGAATAATATGCTACTGCCCTCAACAAAAGTTCTTAATGAAATCATTTCTCTTTTAAGCGCAAAAGTGGATGCAAATCCAACTGTAAAATGGCATACCAATGAAGTAAGGCGTTACAATAAAGAACTCTATTTTTTTGAAAAACTTCAAACCTCGCCTATTAAAGATTGTCCATACTATAAAGCCTTAAAGGATCTTCCAAATTTTGAAATCAGATTTCGACTAGAAGGACAAAGAATCAAACTCAAAGGTAAAAGTCACTCAAAATCTCTTAAAAAATTATTACAAGAATTACAAATCCCTCCCTGGGAAAGAGAGAAATTAAGAATGTACTATGTAGATGGCTCTTTACGAGCCATAGAAATTCTTGGAGAGGCTTCAGAGATCTAA
- a CDS encoding LysE family translocator yields the protein MDLLTLLSLAFATFVYAISPGPGLFAVLATSTRFGPIPAMWLSFGHTLGDIIYVAIAMLTLSALAGVISESMVYVKILGASYLIYIGFQQWRSKGVKFEESTKKSSILKLLIAGFVVGVTNPKTIIFYLSFLPIFVDLDNLTVITEIKVITVIGLTVFFVLSLANILGLRLRKHVENPAIIKRVNETTGITMILVGFFVALY from the coding sequence ATGGATTTGTTGACCCTTCTTTCACTGGCGTTTGCCACCTTTGTCTATGCAATTTCTCCAGGACCTGGTCTTTTTGCAGTCTTGGCAACATCTACGAGATTTGGGCCCATTCCAGCAATGTGGCTTTCGTTTGGACATACGCTAGGGGATATTATTTATGTTGCAATTGCAATGTTGACCTTAAGTGCTCTTGCAGGAGTTATTAGTGAGAGCATGGTTTATGTAAAGATATTAGGTGCATCATATTTAATATATATTGGCTTTCAGCAGTGGCGATCCAAAGGCGTAAAATTTGAAGAGTCAACAAAAAAAAGCTCAATACTAAAGCTTTTAATTGCAGGCTTTGTTGTTGGTGTTACAAATCCAAAAACAATTATTTTTTACTTATCTTTCTTACCAATCTTTGTAGATTTAGATAACTTGACAGTAATTACTGAAATTAAAGTAATAACAGTTATTGGTCTTACAGTATTCTTTGTTCTGAGTCTGGCAAACATTTTAGGCCTTCGATTAAGAAAACATGTTGAAAATCCAGCAATCATAAAGCGTGTAAATGAAACAACTGGAATTACGATGATTTTAGTTGGTTTTTTTGTGGCACTCTACTAA
- a CDS encoding DMT family transporter: MFQSEKNMTFLMILVPFVWALSGISAKYLSFYIGENEIVVYRFFLSVLSTIPLLIWMKIPIKISLFNLALSLIIAIFMISNYRFYFMGMQRGAAGLGAALVTVLIPIFVYIFMIFSKKSKPLIKDWAALLVGTIGVLLMMNFDQYNLPLLISGGNLYFVLAALAYAAVTIIGAYMKNMHVLAFNFYISLFGFLIDWVYSYDTSLLVTLIDMDYIFWINILFVSVIAGTAITAVYYTGIRVIGSKKTSVFSLLSPFFAIAFGAIFFQEALNLQNIIGIILAVSALFVLIDLKINITYPFK, from the coding sequence ATGTTTCAATCTGAAAAAAATATGACATTTCTAATGATTCTTGTTCCATTTGTGTGGGCATTATCAGGTATTTCAGCAAAATATCTTTCCTTTTATATTGGTGAGAATGAGATTGTCGTTTATAGGTTTTTCTTATCTGTTCTTTCAACTATTCCACTTTTGATATGGATGAAAATACCTATCAAAATTAGTTTATTTAACCTTGCTTTATCGCTGATTATTGCAATCTTTATGATCAGTAACTACAGATTTTATTTTATGGGAATGCAAAGGGGTGCTGCTGGCTTAGGGGCTGCTTTGGTTACTGTTTTGATTCCAATATTTGTCTACATCTTTATGATATTTTCAAAAAAATCTAAGCCACTTATTAAGGACTGGGCTGCATTATTAGTAGGCACAATTGGGGTTCTTCTAATGATGAATTTTGATCAATATAACCTGCCACTATTAATCAGTGGAGGTAATCTTTATTTTGTTTTGGCGGCTTTGGCTTATGCAGCTGTAACTATTATTGGAGCCTATATGAAGAATATGCATGTACTGGCTTTTAACTTTTATATAAGCCTATTTGGATTTCTTATTGATTGGGTTTATTCCTATGATACAAGTCTCCTTGTAACTTTAATTGATATGGATTATATTTTTTGGATTAATATTCTTTTTGTTTCAGTTATAGCTGGTACAGCTATTACCGCAGTTTACTATACTGGTATAAGAGTTATAGGATCTAAAAAAACCTCGGTATTTAGTTTGCTCTCACCATTTTTTGCTATTGCTTTTGGAGCAATATTTTTTCAAGAAGCACTGAACTTACAAAATATTATTGGGATTATTTTAGCCGTATCCGCTTTATTTGTTTTAATTGACCTCAAGATAAATATTACTTATCCATTTAAATAG
- a CDS encoding acetyl-CoA carboxylase carboxyltransferase subunit alpha — MNLNYLDFEQPIAELEEKIDALESIKDDADIAKEMDSLKLKSELLTKKIFSSLSDWQISQLARHPQRLYTLDYIDSIFDEFTELCGDRAFANDKSLIGGIAKIDELTFMFIGQQKGRSTKEKIYHNFGMTRPEGYRKALRLMKLAEKFSLPVITFIDTPGAYPGIGAEERGQSEAIARNLFEMSTLKTPILSVVIGEGGSGGALAIGLSDVMMMFEYSIYSVISPEGCASILYKDASKAPIAAESLKLTSKHLKKHKLIEKVIPEPLGGIHRDPDTASMFLRKALVKELKNLLEVPIDKLIEDRHEKLLGFGKFSE; from the coding sequence ATGAACTTAAATTACCTTGACTTTGAACAACCAATTGCTGAACTTGAGGAGAAAATTGATGCCCTTGAGAGTATTAAAGATGATGCTGATATTGCAAAAGAGATGGATTCACTCAAATTAAAGAGTGAACTCTTAACAAAAAAGATCTTTTCCTCACTCTCTGATTGGCAAATTTCTCAACTTGCTAGGCATCCTCAAAGACTTTACACTTTAGATTATATCGATAGTATCTTTGATGAGTTTACTGAACTCTGTGGTGATCGTGCATTTGCAAATGATAAATCCTTGATTGGAGGTATTGCCAAGATAGATGAACTTACATTTATGTTTATTGGGCAACAGAAAGGACGTTCTACAAAAGAAAAAATTTATCATAATTTTGGCATGACTAGGCCAGAGGGCTACCGAAAAGCTTTAAGGCTCATGAAGTTAGCTGAAAAATTTTCATTACCTGTTATAACTTTTATCGATACACCTGGAGCCTATCCAGGAATTGGTGCTGAAGAGCGCGGTCAAAGTGAAGCAATAGCAAGAAATCTTTTTGAAATGTCAACCTTAAAGACTCCAATTCTCTCAGTAGTTATTGGTGAAGGTGGATCTGGTGGAGCTCTTGCAATTGGTCTTTCAGATGTCATGATGATGTTTGAATATAGTATCTACTCTGTAATCTCACCTGAAGGCTGCGCCTCAATACTATATAAAGATGCATCCAAAGCCCCAATTGCTGCAGAGTCCTTGAAGTTAACTAGCAAGCATTTAAAAAAACACAAATTAATTGAAAAAGTTATTCCTGAACCTCTTGGTGGAATTCATAGAGATCCAGATACAGCCTCTATGTTTCTGAGAAAAGCACTTGTTAAAGAACTTAAAAATCTACTCGAGGTACCAATTGACAAACTAATTGAAGATAGACATGAAAAACTACTAGGCTTTGGTAAATTTAGCGAATAA
- a CDS encoding rubrerythrin family protein, whose amino-acid sequence MSLNGSKTEQSLKDAFAGESQANRRYLYFANQCDVLGEPDMAALFRSTAEGETGHAHGHMEHLIEGGVGDPGTDMPAKEVKEMLESAVHGETHEYTDMYPGMAKTAREEGFDEIADWFETLAKAERSHANRYQKALDSL is encoded by the coding sequence ATGTCATTAAACGGAAGTAAGACTGAACAAAGTTTAAAGGATGCATTCGCTGGAGAATCTCAAGCGAATAGGAGATATTTATATTTTGCAAATCAATGCGATGTACTAGGTGAGCCAGATATGGCTGCTCTATTTAGATCAACTGCTGAAGGTGAGACAGGCCATGCTCATGGTCATATGGAGCATCTTATTGAGGGTGGTGTTGGTGATCCAGGAACAGATATGCCTGCTAAGGAAGTAAAAGAGATGCTTGAAAGTGCAGTTCATGGGGAAACTCATGAATATACTGATATGTATCCAGGTATGGCAAAAACAGCAAGAGAAGAAGGTTTTGATGAAATTGCTGACTGGTTTGAGACTTTAGCTAAAGCTGAGCGTTCTCATGCTAACCGTTACCAAAAAGCACTAGATAGTTTGTAA
- the bioA gene encoding adenosylmethionine--8-amino-7-oxononanoate transaminase: MNIDKNHIWHPYAKIPNKVPTYHVESADGVYLSLKNGNRVIDGMSSWWSMIHGYNNSFINNAMKKQIDSVSHVMFGGLTHQPAIELCEKLIKITPQGLDKVFFADSGSVSVEVSLKMALQYWQNNGQKNKTHFITPRGGYHGDTFGAMSVCDPKKGMHHLFNSVLAKNYFVTQPKTGNTVQALADFEKRLETSHSKIAAMILEPIVQGAGGMNIYDPKYLKGVRSLCDKFDVLLIVDEIATGFGRTGELFGCNHANISPDILCIGKALTGGYMTMAAAITNSKISDTVGVLMHGPTFMANPLSCSAANASIELLLKSNWQKRIGDIQSQLINELEPLKDEKSVYDVRVIGAIGVVELKEPLDMQISQEQLIKCGVWLRPYGKLLYTMPPFIINDKELSKITYAMKEVVINQ; the protein is encoded by the coding sequence ATGAATATTGATAAAAATCATATTTGGCATCCATACGCTAAAATTCCAAATAAAGTTCCAACATATCATGTTGAGTCTGCAGATGGAGTCTATCTTAGCCTAAAAAATGGAAATCGTGTTATCGATGGAATGAGTTCATGGTGGTCAATGATTCATGGCTACAATAATTCTTTCATAAATAATGCAATGAAAAAACAAATAGATTCGGTCTCACATGTTATGTTTGGTGGTTTGACTCATCAGCCTGCAATTGAGCTTTGTGAAAAACTTATCAAAATAACACCACAAGGCCTCGATAAGGTTTTTTTTGCAGATTCTGGATCTGTATCAGTAGAAGTTTCTCTGAAAATGGCCTTACAGTATTGGCAAAATAATGGGCAAAAGAATAAAACACATTTTATAACTCCTAGAGGTGGATACCATGGAGATACTTTTGGGGCAATGAGTGTTTGTGATCCAAAAAAAGGAATGCATCATTTATTTAATAGTGTTTTAGCTAAAAATTATTTTGTGACTCAACCAAAAACTGGAAATACAGTTCAAGCTCTTGCTGATTTTGAAAAAAGATTGGAAACTAGTCATAGTAAGATAGCAGCAATGATTCTTGAGCCAATTGTGCAGGGTGCAGGAGGCATGAATATCTATGATCCAAAATATCTTAAAGGTGTTAGATCACTATGTGATAAATTTGATGTCCTTCTAATCGTTGATGAAATAGCAACAGGTTTTGGCCGAACTGGTGAGCTTTTTGGCTGCAATCATGCAAATATTTCGCCTGATATTCTTTGTATTGGTAAAGCACTTACAGGTGGCTATATGACTATGGCAGCTGCAATAACAAATTCAAAGATTTCTGACACTGTAGGTGTTCTAATGCATGGACCTACTTTTATGGCTAACCCATTATCTTGTTCTGCAGCGAATGCAAGTATTGAATTACTTTTAAAAAGTAATTGGCAAAAACGAATTGGAGATATTCAAAGCCAACTTATTAATGAATTGGAGCCACTGAAGGATGAAAAGTCAGTATATGATGTCCGAGTAATTGGCGCAATAGGAGTAGTTGAGTTAAAAGAGCCACTAGATATGCAGATATCCCAAGAGCAGCTTATAAAGTGCGGTGTTTGGCTGAGGCCTTATGGAAAGTTACTTTATACAATGCCTCCTTTTATAATAAATGATAAGGAATTATCTAAGATTACTTATGCAATGAAAGAGGTTGTTATTAATCAATAA
- a CDS encoding (Fe-S)-binding protein — MSKFKEGNLEAPTRHPLNWNDEDFYNEESLNTELERVFDICHGCRRCVSLCKSFPTLFDLIDESQTFEVDGVDKADYKKVVDQCYLCDLCYIAKCPYVPPHDFNVDFPHLMLRAKAIQYKKGETKLSHKVLTSPQKVGAIASKPIISPIVNWSNTNKSIRKITEKVLGVHVDAVVPKYHTKRLSKIFIEENSKSKFKVAIFGTCYGEYNDPQTVIDLVDVLRHNNVEVKLIKKTQCCGMPKMELGDLETVVKYANENIAPLKKLVDDGYKLIAPIPSCVLMFKNELPMIISDNEDIKSISQAFYDPFEYLSFLKESDNFDINFKAIDKEVLYQIACHQRVQNIGSHTKRILGLIPDLDVSIAERCSGHDGTYGVRKDTHTYSVKIGMPVAKKITDTTDLVVSDCVMAGNHIAHIAKQNIEAIHPISLVKMAYEL; from the coding sequence ATGTCTAAATTTAAAGAAGGAAATTTAGAGGCTCCAACTCGTCACCCACTTAATTGGAATGATGAAGATTTTTATAATGAAGAGTCTCTCAATACTGAGCTAGAAAGAGTATTTGATATCTGTCATGGTTGCAGGCGATGTGTAAGTCTATGCAAGTCTTTCCCTACGCTATTTGACTTAATTGATGAATCTCAAACATTTGAAGTTGATGGAGTTGATAAGGCTGATTATAAAAAAGTAGTAGATCAATGCTACTTATGTGATCTATGTTATATAGCAAAATGCCCTTATGTTCCTCCACATGACTTTAATGTTGACTTTCCTCATCTTATGCTTCGAGCAAAAGCTATCCAGTATAAAAAAGGCGAAACAAAATTGTCTCATAAAGTATTAACGTCGCCCCAAAAAGTGGGTGCTATTGCATCAAAACCAATCATCTCTCCAATTGTTAACTGGTCTAATACAAATAAATCTATCAGAAAGATTACAGAAAAAGTTTTGGGTGTGCATGTTGATGCTGTTGTCCCAAAATATCATACAAAGAGACTTTCAAAAATTTTTATAGAAGAGAATTCCAAAAGTAAATTTAAAGTGGCAATCTTTGGAACTTGCTATGGTGAATATAATGACCCTCAAACTGTTATTGATTTGGTTGATGTCCTAAGACATAACAATGTTGAGGTTAAGCTAATTAAAAAAACTCAGTGTTGTGGAATGCCTAAGATGGAACTTGGAGATCTTGAGACTGTAGTTAAATATGCCAATGAAAATATTGCACCACTTAAAAAGTTAGTTGATGATGGCTATAAATTAATTGCCCCAATTCCTTCTTGTGTTTTAATGTTTAAAAATGAACTACCAATGATAATTTCAGATAATGAAGATATTAAGTCTATTTCTCAAGCATTTTATGATCCTTTTGAATACCTATCATTTTTGAAAGAGAGTGATAATTTTGATATTAATTTTAAGGCAATAGATAAAGAAGTGCTTTATCAAATTGCTTGTCATCAAAGAGTTCAAAATATTGGATCACATACTAAAAGAATTTTAGGACTAATCCCAGATCTAGATGTAAGTATTGCTGAAAGATGCTCTGGACATGATGGAACATATGGTGTCAGAAAAGATACCCATACCTATTCTGTAAAAATAGGAATGCCAGTTGCGAAAAAAATTACAGATACTACTGATTTAGTCGTGAGTGATTGTGTTATGGCTGGGAATCATATAGCACATATTGCTAAACAAAATATTGAAGCTATTCATCCAATTAGTTTGGTGAAAATGGCTTATGAACTATAA
- the priA gene encoding primosomal protein N', translated as MTSIIEVAIAVPLHNTFDYLCNQKVVIGARVKVPFGQKKVIGIVLSHKNKSKFEKLRSVEEVIDSEALLSESVLDFLFWSSNYYHHPIGEVLSNAIPKNLRLGKPAVIKKLSEIKNSISPTILSLTSEQEDAVAEIINYKDSFNGFLLHGVTGSGKTEVYLRVTEKLLEEGKQVLVLVPEIGLTPQMIDRFGKRVNGRVVAVHSQLNETQKQDAYLMAKSGEAKVVLGTRSAIFTSLPNLGLIIVDEEHDGSFKQQSNFRYSARDLSFIRAKLANIPLILGTATPSLETLKNVADKKLTKLVLNNRPGNAIMPDVNLIDMRSQPVEALSNPLVAKIKHYLKEDKQVMLFINRRGYAPIFFCTDCGWRSECSSCDSTLVFHRNVNRLKCHHCGIEKVPESSCPSCKNQNLKILGYGTERLEENLESYFPDATVIRIDRDTTRRKKSFSAHLEKINSGAPCIIVGTQMLAKGHDFSNLAFVGVLDVDIGLMSLDYRATEHLAQLLVQVSGRCGRGDYKGEVNIQTRYPNHPIFNFIRSSEYLKYANTLLLEREEAQLPPYAHQALLCANSKNKDAPEKFLNEVVALLNSIDIDSVEIWGPVPGVIEKKSDYYYFNLYLQSSNRNKLHQIIKTFYKHLEKIKVSSSVRWFIDIDPIE; from the coding sequence TTGACGTCGATCATAGAAGTTGCTATTGCAGTACCACTCCATAACACTTTTGATTATTTATGTAATCAAAAAGTCGTTATTGGAGCAAGAGTAAAAGTTCCATTTGGTCAAAAAAAAGTTATTGGCATTGTTCTTTCGCATAAAAATAAAAGTAAATTTGAAAAATTACGCTCTGTTGAAGAGGTAATTGATTCAGAGGCTTTGTTATCAGAAAGTGTGCTGGATTTTTTATTTTGGTCTTCAAACTACTACCATCATCCAATCGGTGAGGTTTTAAGTAATGCAATTCCAAAAAACTTGAGACTTGGAAAACCAGCAGTTATAAAAAAACTATCTGAAATTAAAAATAGTATTTCTCCAACTATTTTGTCTCTTACGTCTGAGCAAGAAGATGCAGTTGCAGAGATTATTAATTACAAAGATAGCTTTAATGGCTTTTTACTTCATGGAGTAACAGGGAGTGGCAAAACTGAAGTCTATCTTCGTGTAACTGAAAAATTACTTGAAGAAGGAAAACAGGTGCTTGTTTTGGTCCCTGAAATTGGACTTACTCCACAAATGATTGACCGCTTTGGAAAAAGAGTTAATGGCAGGGTTGTGGCTGTTCACTCACAACTTAATGAAACGCAAAAACAAGATGCTTATTTGATGGCTAAAAGTGGAGAAGCCAAAGTAGTCCTTGGAACTCGTTCTGCTATTTTTACTTCCCTGCCAAATCTCGGATTGATTATTGTTGATGAGGAACATGATGGCTCATTTAAGCAACAATCAAACTTTCGTTACTCTGCAAGAGATCTCAGCTTTATAAGAGCAAAACTTGCAAATATTCCTTTAATTTTGGGTACAGCTACACCATCACTGGAGACCTTGAAAAATGTTGCTGATAAAAAACTGACTAAACTTGTATTAAACAATCGACCAGGAAACGCAATCATGCCTGATGTGAATTTGATTGATATGAGAAGCCAGCCAGTCGAGGCTTTGTCTAACCCTCTTGTTGCCAAGATAAAACATTATCTTAAAGAAGATAAACAAGTAATGTTATTTATAAATCGTCGTGGTTATGCGCCCATATTTTTCTGCACAGACTGTGGTTGGCGCTCTGAATGCAGCAGCTGTGACTCCACACTTGTCTTCCATCGCAACGTCAATCGCCTTAAATGTCATCATTGTGGAATTGAAAAAGTTCCAGAATCATCATGTCCTTCTTGTAAAAATCAAAACCTAAAAATTCTTGGTTATGGAACAGAAAGACTTGAAGAAAATCTTGAATCATATTTTCCAGATGCTACAGTCATTAGAATTGATAGAGATACGACCAGACGCAAAAAATCCTTTTCTGCGCATCTGGAAAAAATTAACTCAGGTGCGCCATGTATTATTGTTGGAACTCAGATGCTAGCAAAAGGTCATGACTTTTCAAATTTAGCATTTGTAGGAGTTCTAGATGTTGATATTGGTTTGATGTCACTTGATTATAGGGCCACTGAACATTTAGCCCAACTATTAGTTCAAGTATCTGGGAGATGTGGAAGAGGAGATTACAAGGGTGAAGTAAATATTCAAACTCGGTATCCTAATCATCCAATATTTAACTTTATTAGAAGTTCAGAATATCTAAAATATGCAAATACATTATTACTCGAAAGAGAGGAGGCACAATTACCACCATATGCTCATCAAGCATTACTTTGTGCAAACTCTAAAAATAAAGATGCGCCTGAAAAATTTTTAAATGAAGTTGTGGCTCTTCTTAATAGTATTGATATTGACTCAGTTGAGATTTGGGGTCCAGTTCCTGGAGTAATAGAAAAAAAATCTGATTACTATTACTTCAATTTGTATCTTCAATCCAGCAACAGAAATAAGCTTCACCAAATTATTAAAACTTTTTATAAACACTTGGAGAAAATAAAAGTCAGTTCTTCAGTAAGGTGGTTTATTGACATTGATCCAATTGAATAA
- the ybeY gene encoding rRNA maturation RNase YbeY, with amino-acid sequence MVVIQNIINDSNIDLDNLSLVCQKFMNESDIGESELLIRLVSPLEIQVLNKEYRSKNQVTNVLSFQSDVPEEVGEQILGDVVICVDVVREEALVGGKVFLDHLIHMAIHGILHLLGHDHSDLTSADKMELIEINFLDKIGIKNPYQ; translated from the coding sequence ATGGTAGTTATTCAAAATATCATTAACGATTCAAATATAGATTTAGATAATCTTAGCCTTGTTTGTCAGAAATTCATGAATGAGTCTGATATTGGTGAAAGTGAGTTATTAATCCGCTTGGTATCACCATTAGAAATTCAGGTTTTAAATAAAGAATACCGATCTAAAAACCAGGTAACCAATGTTCTTTCTTTTCAAAGTGACGTCCCTGAAGAAGTTGGTGAACAAATTTTGGGAGATGTAGTTATTTGTGTTGATGTTGTTCGAGAAGAGGCACTAGTTGGCGGTAAGGTATTTTTAGACCACCTAATACATATGGCGATTCATGGCATCCTTCATCTATTAGGACATGATCATTCAGATCTTACTTCTGCAGATAAAATGGAATTAATTGAGATTAATTTTCTGGATAAAATTGGAATTAAAAATCCTTACCAGTAG
- a CDS encoding DUF3501 family protein, which produces MLKKQDLFSLEEYAEKRIDIRKEAIAVKKNREVNLGEHIRLMFENKQTVQYQIQEMLRIEKIFESEGIQDELDVYNSLVPEGSNLKATMMIEYTNVEERMVALSNLIGVEKSIYFQVGDHEKVFAICNEDMDRETEVKTSAVHFMRFEFDKTMVIDFGSKASVKVGVSHPNYNYEITLNSESQEVLSQDFNNK; this is translated from the coding sequence ATGCTAAAAAAACAAGATTTATTTTCTCTGGAAGAGTATGCAGAGAAGCGCATAGATATTCGTAAGGAAGCTATTGCAGTAAAAAAAAATAGAGAGGTTAATCTTGGAGAACATATTAGACTTATGTTTGAAAATAAGCAGACTGTTCAGTATCAAATTCAAGAAATGCTTAGAATTGAGAAAATTTTTGAGTCTGAAGGAATTCAAGATGAGCTAGATGTATACAACTCACTAGTGCCTGAGGGATCAAACTTGAAGGCGACCATGATGATAGAGTATACAAATGTAGAAGAGAGGATGGTTGCATTATCAAACTTAATTGGTGTTGAAAAAAGCATCTATTTTCAAGTTGGTGATCATGAAAAAGTATTTGCTATTTGTAATGAAGATATGGACAGAGAGACAGAGGTTAAAACTTCAGCAGTTCATTTTATGCGCTTTGAGTTTGATAAAACTATGGTTATTGATTTTGGTTCAAAAGCCTCAGTAAAAGTTGGTGTTTCTCATCCTAACTATAATTATGAAATTACTTTGAATTCTGAATCTCAAGAGGTGCTAAGCCAAGACTTTAATAATAAATAG
- a CDS encoding LysR substrate-binding domain-containing protein produces the protein MTPSLKNLQYLIALNKTNHFGKAASECFVSPSTFSAGISKLERDLNLLLVERDNKNIMFTPVGKRVVTQAMSVMTEINILLGTAKLDFFESEVSIGVIPTISTFILPNFLSNLNKHYPKLKISFKEDTSDNLLKQLEQAKIDFAIFAFPYELPNFIDNYQVFSDSIHFIKHKQRETTELENKSLLMLEQGHCLRSHILQNNKIENQHISNFSCTSISTLVAMVDTDIGVSFLPKMAVDFGILKDYPNITVDLKSTKSKRDIGVIYRKNNQQEENIKKLAQLLIKK, from the coding sequence ATGACGCCCTCACTAAAAAACCTACAGTACCTCATTGCATTAAACAAAACTAATCACTTTGGAAAAGCTGCTAGTGAATGTTTTGTCAGCCCTTCAACATTTAGTGCGGGAATATCAAAATTAGAAAGGGATTTAAATTTACTACTTGTAGAAAGAGATAATAAAAATATTATGTTTACTCCTGTTGGAAAGAGAGTTGTAACTCAGGCTATGTCAGTTATGACAGAAATTAATATTTTGTTGGGTACTGCTAAGTTAGATTTTTTTGAATCAGAGGTCTCAATTGGAGTCATACCTACAATCTCAACTTTTATTCTGCCTAACTTTCTATCAAATTTAAATAAACACTATCCTAAGTTAAAGATTTCCTTTAAAGAAGATACAAGTGATAATTTACTAAAGCAACTTGAGCAAGCGAAAATTGACTTTGCAATATTTGCTTTTCCATATGAATTGCCTAATTTTATTGATAATTATCAAGTATTTTCAGACTCTATTCACTTTATAAAACACAAACAACGTGAAACCACAGAACTTGAAAATAAATCTCTATTAATGCTTGAACAGGGACACTGCCTAAGGTCACATATCTTGCAAAATAATAAAATAGAAAATCAGCATATTTCTAATTTCTCCTGTACAAGTATTTCAACACTTGTTGCCATGGTAGATACAGATATTGGAGTAAGTTTTTTGCCAAAAATGGCTGTTGATTTTGGAATTCTTAAAGACTATCCAAATATAACAGTTGATTTGAAATCAACGAAATCAAAAAGGGATATAGGTGTTATCTATAGAAAAAATAACCAACAAGAAGAAAATATTAAGAAACTAGCACAATTGTTAATCAAAAAATAA